In Gossypium hirsutum isolate 1008001.06 chromosome A10, Gossypium_hirsutum_v2.1, whole genome shotgun sequence, the DNA window aaggaaaGTTGCTTTCAATTTCCATTCATTCCAACATTACGTACATGCTATATAACCgaatataaaatgattaaaaaaagcTACCGAATCAAAGTTGGATTGTATGAACTCAGAGGCAATCCAATCAAAAGGTATAAACTacaaaaaaagaacaagaaaaaaacaGCTTAAGCATTTCGAATGCTTAATAAGTCATAAACAAAAAACATCAACTTACCTCCCTTTACACTTAGACCTAAATATAGTAATACAATTTCATAAGGTTGGtacaattcttgatctatacaattattcattttaatttatcgATTCCAAATACTTAGTAACATCCTATTATAAGTATATAAcagtttaatttcaatttttgaatattccctaaaattctttattttattaaatttaatctctaaaaccgaaattatcatatttttcaaatttaagacTCGATTTCATAATCTATCTCAATTACATCATTCAAAGACCCTCTACGgtctataattataaaaaattcgtaccagtttcaaaatatttttcaaaattaacactTTAGTCGTTATGTTCAAAATTAACAATATTCACTTTAtaaattagtctttttttcaTATGTAAACTTAGAATCTAACCATTAaataccaaaaacttcaaaaaatcatcaaagacaactttaaaaaacttaaataattttgaaaattaataatcaGCTGGTTAACTAAATCGAACTTCTATCatctttaaaacataaaatttacgaaagaTGGAATTTTAATTCACTTACATATAAGGACCGAATAGCTTAAGACCTCAACAATGTTTTTATAGGTTTTCCTTAGCTCATACGgtagaagaaaacaaaaagaattaaaagacGACAACTTTAAGttgctttttatttcttaattagttttttaattaatcaaacttAAGTTAATTAACCTATAAGCTTAATTAACATGTGATAGTGGATTACAATCCACATCAACACCGTTTGACTTAAATATAATGGTACAACTTTTCAATTGGTCctccaattaattaaaaattcataataattaatttttattatttttataatttaattcttatatcTTAATTAATTATCGATAAGCTAAATTTTAATTAGACTTATATTATTCTATTAAGTTTAAACTAAGAGTTTTGTATAGAATTTAcattatatttaatttcattttcattctttataaataactaaaaaaatttcattaaaattcatttaatgattatgtaaaactatatatatatatattttactattaaatttttttaatttattattatttcatcattGACTCGCGGGGATTATTCGAGCTAGGAAAAGATAGAATTCCACATTTAATAGgaagaaatttaaattaatttaatgaaaaaaaaacactCATATATTCCCTTCTTTTATTTACTCACAAGATAAGAATATATAAGAAATAATTGTATAATAACATGTTATTGATTAAACCTCAAGACAAAGTAAAATTCTTTTCTTctcttgttttatttattaattttttaatatttcatgtACAAAAcgataacttaattaaaattaggGAAAAAGTTAAAagcattgaaaattaaaatatataatatcatatatactttatttttattaaaatattccaTTGTATTATTTTTTCCTTTCAATATTTCATATAGAATCATTTTCCTAGAAAGGCGATTACACTATTAATCTAAATGGTTCAACCACATAATGAGTAGATTTTTGTTTCTaacttttaattaaatgaataatcatttatccttttctttttgtAAGTTACAAAAAAAGCATAACTTAGAAGTAAGGAAAAGTTAAAGCATCTCAGGTTTACTTTTACTTACCATTCTCACAAGCATTTTATGATTCTCATAAATTCCaacaatataaatatttgatttataaGCTTTGCTTCCATCAACCCATTTTGTTCTTATTTAATACACAAACTAGCaaccaaacaaacaaaaacacaaaGATGAGCCTTCAACACTTTAGCCATCAACATCCACTGGTGTTCATTGCAAGCCATGGCCACGAAATTGAAAAGGTGAACTGCTCAGCGTGTGGGGAGTTAGTGTCAGGTTCGAGCTTTGGTTGTGTGGAGTGTGGGTTTTACCTACACAAGCAGTGTGTTGAGGCACCTGCTGAGATGAATCACCCTTTCCATCGCAACCACAATCTTAATCTTTTTACAAGGAATCCATACTTGGCCGGTACAATTATCTGCGATTTTTCCAGAAAAACTTGTGAGAATTTTGTTTATCATTATTCTTGCAATTTAGACTTTCATATCAAATGTGCATTATTTTCTCATAGCATTGCTGAGAAAAAAAATGTAGAGTTTCAAGACATTTCCCGTATAGATCCATCCATCAATACAGGAAATGTTACTGAAGAACTCAAAAAAGCTGAATGTTTTGCTTGTCGGAAGCCATTATTAGATTCTATATACTTTTCTCCTAATTGTGGCTTTTACCTGCATGCAAAATGTGTTGATCTACCAGCAGAAATCAATCACCTCTTCCACCAAGAACATCCtctctttttacaatttaacagTCAAAGACTCTCTTGCAAGATTTGTCAAAAACCCCAAGGTCCGGAATTTGTTTATTGTTGTTCACCTTGCAAATTTGCCCTTCATATCCAATGTGCCACAATACCTACCAAAATCAATCAGCCTTTCCATCGCAAACATCCTCTTATTCTTCAATCTGTCGACGAATGTCTTCCTTGTCAAATATGCCAAGAAACCACCAACCTTAACGATTTCGTGTATTTTTGTTCAATTTGCAAGTTTGTCCTTCATATTAGGTGTGTGTCATCACCACTGATTATAGAAGATAAACTTCATCATGAACATTCATTTACCCTATTTCCAAGACAAGTCTTATATTGTGATGCTTGTGGCACTTTAGGGAATTATGTTCCTTATATTTGTTCCACATGCggtatttttgtccataaaaattgCATTTCAGTGCCACGCGTCATCAAATTCTATCGGCATCAGCACCGCATTCCCCACACATATTTCCTGGACCAAAATGAATCTGAACCGTGGGAATGTAGATTTTGCTTGGAGGAGGTGAACACAGAGCATGGGAGTTACTTTTGTTCTAAATGCAATTACATAGTCCATGTAAAGTGTGCAACAAAAAACAGTCGTTGGTATTACGAGGTTGACTCTACAGAAACAGAAGAAGCGACGGACTCAGATGAACCTGTCGATTTGAGAGAAATTCATCCACATAACTTAATATTGAGTGGAGACATTAGGGATTTTAAACAATGCCACGGTTGCCTTCTACCCATCGATACTTCTTATTGTTATTGTTCACAATGTGATTTCTTCCTCCACAAAGCTTGTGCTGCATTACGTGCGAAGAAGCATATTTGGTTTCACTATTGCCAAAAGCTTCTTAAACTTACTTCTGGTTGCATTTTTCAATGTTGTATGTGCAAATATTTTACAAGTGGCTTTGCCTATACCTGTGATAAATGCAAAGAAAGATTTTGTTTACGATGTTCCTTGCTTTCTGATATGCCCAAATGTGAAGGACATGAACATCGCCTTCGTCGCTTTACTGGCGAGAGTAAAGAATTGTGTAGAGGTTGTGGTACATCTGTTCATGCATTCATTTGTAAGCCGTgcaattttaatttggattggaACTGTATTACATTGCCTCTTAAAACTCAACATAGTTTTGATGTACATCTTTTAAACTCACTTATCACGTTGATGATTACAATTATTCAAGAAGTTATTATTGTGATATTTGTGAAGAGGAA includes these proteins:
- the LOC107934178 gene encoding uncharacterized protein; this encodes MSLQHFSHQHPLVFIASHGHEIEKVNCSACGELVSGSSFGCVECGFYLHKQCVEAPAEMNHPFHRNHNLNLFTRNPYLAGTIICDFSRKTCENFVYHYSCNLDFHIKCALFSHSIAEKKNVEFQDISRIDPSINTGNVTEELKKAECFACRKPLLDSIYFSPNCGFYLHAKCVDLPAEINHLFHQEHPLFLQFNSQRLSCKICQKPQGPEFVYCCSPCKFALHIQCATIPTKINQPFHRKHPLILQSVDECLPCQICQETTNLNDFVYFCSICKFVLHIRCVSSPLIIEDKLHHEHSFTLFPRQVLYCDACGTLGNYVPYICSTCGIFVHKNCISVPRVIKFYRHQHRIPHTYFLDQNESEPWECRFCLEEVNTEHGSYFCSKCNYIVHVKCATKNSRWYYEVDSTETEEATDSDEPVDLREIHPHNLILSGDIRDFKQCHGCLLPIDTSYCYCSQCDFFLHKACAALRAKKHIWFHYCQKLLKLTSGCIFQCCMCKYFTSGFAYTCDKCKERFCLRCSLLSDMPKCEGHEHRLRRFTGESKELCRGCGTSVHAFICKPCNFNLDWNCITLPLKTQHSFDVHLLNSLITLMITIIQEVIIVIFVKRKGIPNIGFIIV